The following proteins are encoded in a genomic region of Pyramidobacter porci:
- a CDS encoding ABC transporter ATP-binding protein, translating into MNAPILEILNINKSFGGVHAVKDVSFKIEQGELAGLIGPNGAGKTTVFNLITNVYPIDSGDIIFDGLSTIRLKSYQVIRRGIARTFQNLRLFGKSTVLDNVMTAAQVHHTYGFTESITHLGRWRRREEIARRRSMEFLERVGLAGRAAQTAGTLPYGMQRRLEIARALALEPILLLLDEPAAGMNPEEVADLNKLITGIHRDLELTILVIEHHMDLIMQICPHIVCVNFGAKIAEGGPDDIRKNPEVLKAYLGDDEEAI; encoded by the coding sequence ATGAACGCGCCCATCCTTGAGATCCTCAACATCAACAAGTCGTTCGGCGGTGTCCACGCCGTCAAGGACGTCAGTTTCAAGATCGAACAGGGCGAGCTGGCGGGGCTGATCGGTCCCAACGGGGCCGGCAAAACGACGGTCTTCAACCTGATCACCAACGTCTATCCGATCGACTCCGGCGACATCATCTTCGACGGGCTCAGTACGATCCGCCTCAAGTCCTATCAGGTGATCCGCCGCGGCATCGCCCGTACCTTCCAGAACCTGCGCCTGTTCGGCAAATCCACCGTGCTCGACAACGTCATGACGGCCGCCCAGGTGCACCATACCTACGGCTTTACCGAGTCCATCACTCATCTGGGGCGCTGGCGCCGCCGCGAGGAGATCGCGCGCCGCCGCAGCATGGAGTTCCTCGAGCGCGTCGGCCTGGCGGGGCGCGCCGCGCAGACGGCCGGCACGCTGCCCTACGGCATGCAGCGCCGTCTCGAGATCGCCCGCGCCCTGGCGCTGGAACCGATCCTGCTGCTGCTCGACGAGCCCGCCGCGGGCATGAACCCCGAGGAAGTGGCCGACCTGAACAAACTGATCACGGGCATCCATCGCGACCTGGAGCTGACCATCCTCGTGATCGAGCACCACATGGACCTGATCATGCAGATCTGCCCGCATATCGTCTGCGTGAACTTCGGCGCCAAGATCGCCGAAGGCGGCCCCGACGACATCCGCAAAAATCCCGAAGTGCTCAAGGCCTATCTGGGCGACGACGAGGAGGCGATCTGA
- a CDS encoding ABC transporter ATP-binding protein, whose protein sequence is MAGLLEVKQLCVSYGAIRALDRVSLSIPAGEIVSVIGANGAGKSTLMSAVMGQVSYQSGEIEFEGKPLPRRSFQVVKSGISLSPEGRRIFAPLTVLENLQIGAFPRSGDSEKAVKEDMDWVFSLFPRLEERIGQYAGTLSGGEQQMLAVARALMSRPKLLLLDEPSLGLAPVIIKDIFRELRRINEKGLTILLVEQNAKQALLLSQHAFVLQTGRIVKQGVSRELLSDPEIAAAYLGGK, encoded by the coding sequence ATGGCCGGACTGCTCGAAGTGAAACAACTCTGCGTCAGCTACGGCGCGATCCGCGCGCTTGACCGCGTGTCGCTGTCCATCCCCGCCGGCGAGATCGTTTCCGTCATCGGCGCCAACGGCGCGGGCAAGTCCACGCTGATGAGCGCCGTCATGGGGCAGGTGTCGTATCAGTCCGGCGAGATTGAGTTCGAGGGCAAGCCGCTGCCGCGCCGGTCGTTTCAGGTGGTGAAATCGGGCATTTCGCTTTCGCCGGAAGGCCGCCGCATCTTCGCGCCGCTAACCGTGCTGGAAAACCTGCAGATCGGCGCGTTCCCCCGCAGCGGCGATTCCGAAAAAGCCGTCAAAGAAGACATGGACTGGGTGTTCTCGCTGTTCCCGCGCCTCGAGGAACGTATCGGCCAGTACGCCGGCACCCTCTCCGGCGGCGAGCAGCAGATGCTCGCCGTGGCCCGGGCGCTGATGTCCCGGCCGAAACTGCTGCTGCTCGACGAACCGTCGCTGGGGCTGGCCCCCGTAATTATCAAAGACATCTTCCGCGAGCTGCGCCGCATCAACGAAAAGGGACTGACCATCCTGCTCGTGGAGCAGAACGCCAAACAGGCGCTGCTGCTTTCGCAGCACGCCTTCGTACTCCAGACCGGCCGCATCGTCAAGCAGGGCGTCTCGCGCGAGCTGCTTTCCGATCCCGAGATCGCCGCGGCCTATCTGGGCGGCAAGTAG
- a CDS encoding branched-chain amino acid ABC transporter permease, translating into MDYYTEGILMLLCINMIAAMGVSLLTGFTGIFTLGHAAYMAMGAYTAAILIMNYDVPWLPSVLAGGVLAAALAWVVGVPTMKLTGDYYAIASLGLCEAIRLVIENWQSVTRGARGIPGIDPYTTRAVAVWFFVILALFMFNLIYSRWGRYFRACRDDVTAASLLGFNTPSIRLVSLLISAFYCGIAGALLGGYLSFIQPAMFDMMKSTELTSLVVFGGLGSMSGTLLATGIITLITELFRPISQYRMLIYGAVLVMVMVLRPDGLLGSREIWEFRRRRAGAGKEESR; encoded by the coding sequence ATGGACTATTACACGGAAGGCATCCTCATGCTGCTGTGCATCAACATGATCGCGGCCATGGGCGTGTCGCTGCTGACGGGCTTCACCGGCATCTTCACGCTGGGGCACGCGGCCTACATGGCCATGGGCGCGTACACGGCGGCGATCCTGATCATGAATTACGACGTGCCTTGGCTCCCGTCCGTCCTCGCCGGCGGCGTGCTGGCCGCGGCGCTGGCCTGGGTCGTCGGCGTGCCGACGATGAAGCTGACGGGCGACTATTACGCCATCGCTTCGCTGGGATTGTGCGAGGCCATCCGCCTCGTGATCGAGAACTGGCAGTCGGTGACGCGCGGCGCGCGCGGCATTCCCGGCATCGATCCCTACACCACGCGCGCCGTGGCGGTGTGGTTTTTCGTGATTCTGGCGCTGTTCATGTTCAATCTGATTTACAGCCGCTGGGGGCGCTATTTCCGCGCCTGCCGCGACGACGTCACGGCGGCGTCGCTGCTGGGGTTCAACACGCCGAGCATCCGCCTTGTCTCGCTGCTGATCTCGGCGTTCTACTGCGGCATCGCCGGCGCGCTGCTGGGCGGCTATCTCAGCTTCATCCAGCCGGCCATGTTCGACATGATGAAATCCACCGAGCTAACCTCGCTGGTGGTCTTCGGCGGCCTTGGCTCGATGAGCGGCACGCTGCTGGCGACCGGCATCATCACGCTGATCACCGAACTGTTCCGCCCCATCTCGCAGTACCGCATGCTGATTTACGGCGCCGTGCTGGTGATGGTTATGGTGCTGCGCCCCGACGGGCTGCTGGGCAGCCGCGAGATCTGGGAGTTCCGCCGCCGGCGCGCGGGAGCGGGGAAGGAGGAATCGCGATGA
- a CDS encoding branched-chain amino acid ABC transporter permease produces MATFLQQVVNGLSLGSVYALIAVGYSLVYSILLFSNFAHGGFLVVGGYAAYGMLNSMGMNIWAAGAGAIMAAGVVAIVTERMAYRPIRERTSATLYLLIASMGVSIVIENVFVVTIGGRYRALPEVFPSQPIVLAAREAGEAALRFFPGAAEGLTPLLTISAFDLISLGVTVVFLLLLQMFLMRTRWGLAIRAAACDLRTAGLMGVNVNLLIAIVFFVAGALAAVGGIFLATRYTLYPQLGNMITTKAFVAAVIGGLGSLPGAVIGGILLGLAEMLTAGFISSQMRDFVVFALLIATLIIKPSGLFGRDIRDKV; encoded by the coding sequence GTGGCAACCTTTCTGCAACAAGTCGTCAACGGTCTCTCGCTGGGCTCCGTTTACGCGCTGATCGCGGTCGGGTACTCGCTGGTGTACTCGATCCTGCTGTTTTCCAATTTCGCTCACGGCGGCTTTCTCGTCGTGGGCGGCTACGCGGCCTACGGCATGCTCAACTCGATGGGCATGAACATCTGGGCCGCGGGCGCGGGGGCGATCATGGCTGCGGGCGTCGTCGCCATCGTCACCGAGCGCATGGCCTACCGGCCGATCCGCGAGCGCACCTCGGCCACGCTGTATCTGCTGATCGCCTCGATGGGCGTTTCCATCGTCATCGAAAACGTTTTCGTCGTCACCATCGGCGGCCGTTACCGCGCGCTGCCCGAGGTGTTCCCCTCGCAGCCAATCGTCCTCGCGGCGCGCGAGGCGGGCGAAGCGGCGCTGCGGTTCTTTCCCGGCGCGGCCGAGGGGCTGACGCCGCTGCTGACGATCAGCGCTTTCGATCTGATATCGCTGGGCGTGACGGTCGTCTTCCTGCTGCTGCTGCAGATGTTCCTGATGCGCACGCGCTGGGGGCTGGCGATCCGCGCCGCGGCTTGCGACCTGCGCACGGCGGGGCTGATGGGCGTCAACGTCAACCTGCTGATCGCCATCGTCTTCTTCGTCGCCGGCGCGCTGGCGGCGGTGGGCGGCATTTTCCTGGCGACGCGCTACACGCTCTATCCGCAGCTGGGCAACATGATCACCACCAAGGCCTTCGTGGCGGCGGTCATCGGCGGCCTCGGCAGCCTGCCGGGCGCGGTGATCGGCGGCATCCTGCTGGGACTGGCGGAGATGCTGACGGCGGGATTCATCAGCAGCCAGATGCGCGACTTCGTCGTCTTCGCGCTGCTGATCGCGACGCTGATCATCAAGCCGTCCGGCCTGTTCGGCCGTGACATCCGCGACAAGGTGTAG